A section of the Halococcus agarilyticus genome encodes:
- a CDS encoding endonuclease dU translates to MKAGARALGVAESSRPDAARSTLAGAVVRADRVVDGFAVGSCTVGGTDATETVVALADRLDREDVAYLFFAGIAPAWYNLLDLHRLHAAVDRPVLLISFEASPGLEPALREAFAGDALESRLDVYRAQPPRRRLSVNDETVFVRSVGISNDEAADVVRAFTPEGGRPEPLRVARLAARAADAWQALDGRDFVQED, encoded by the coding sequence ATGAAGGCCGGGGCTCGCGCCCTCGGCGTCGCCGAATCGTCCCGCCCTGACGCCGCACGGAGCACCCTCGCCGGTGCGGTGGTCCGGGCCGACCGCGTCGTCGACGGGTTCGCCGTCGGCTCGTGTACCGTGGGCGGCACCGACGCCACCGAGACCGTCGTCGCTCTCGCCGATCGCCTCGATCGCGAGGATGTCGCCTACCTGTTTTTCGCCGGCATCGCGCCCGCGTGGTACAACCTGCTCGATCTCCACCGCCTCCACGCTGCCGTCGACCGTCCCGTGCTCTTGATCTCGTTCGAGGCGAGCCCCGGCCTCGAACCCGCGCTCCGCGAGGCGTTTGCGGGCGACGCGCTCGAATCACGGCTCGATGTCTATCGTGCTCAGCCGCCACGCCGCCGACTCTCGGTCAACGACGAGACGGTGTTCGTTCGGAGCGTGGGAATTTCGAACGACGAGGCCGCCGACGTCGTCCGTGCGTTCACGCCGGAGGGCGGCCGGCCCGAACCGCTGCGGGTGGCTCGCCTGGCCGCCCGGGCCGCCGACGCATGGCAGGCACTGGATGGACGCGATTTCGTCCAGGAAGACTGA
- a CDS encoding DUF5786 family protein translates to MGFGSYDESEQGNQEYDTDFENEDDGDLKTEENDHAGEVNFEFGESNDELLDRLQDIKEE, encoded by the coding sequence ATGGGCTTTGGGAGCTACGATGAATCCGAGCAGGGGAACCAGGAGTATGACACCGACTTCGAGAACGAGGACGACGGCGACCTCAAGACCGAGGAGAACGACCACGCGGGCGAGGTGAACTTCGAGTTCGGCGAGTCGAACGACGAACTCCTCGATCGCCTCCAGGACATCAAAGAGGAGTAG
- a CDS encoding MBL fold metallo-hydrolase: protein MDAITVTEGAETFTCNAYLAEGERTVLIDAGAMDGVEDVIGEHVDDLDAVLLTHQHGDHVGALDAVLDEFDPELVAYADHPRRTGALGDGDTVGIGDEEFEVVHTPGHADDHVAFVSASTIFSGDVVVHDDGAFEGGSFGRTDMAGQSREELIESIERILDRLPEGTEHMYAGHGGEFHGDVRNVIETALSRAERREPKYPDD, encoded by the coding sequence ATGGACGCGATCACCGTCACCGAGGGCGCGGAGACGTTCACCTGCAACGCATATCTCGCAGAGGGCGAGCGCACAGTATTGATCGACGCCGGGGCGATGGACGGCGTCGAGGACGTGATCGGAGAGCACGTCGACGATCTCGATGCAGTCCTGTTGACCCACCAGCACGGCGATCACGTCGGCGCGCTCGACGCCGTGCTCGATGAATTCGACCCCGAACTCGTGGCCTACGCCGATCACCCGCGACGCACGGGCGCACTCGGCGACGGCGACACAGTTGGAATCGGCGACGAGGAGTTCGAAGTGGTCCACACGCCTGGCCACGCCGACGACCACGTCGCGTTCGTCTCCGCGTCGACGATCTTCTCGGGCGACGTCGTGGTCCACGACGACGGCGCGTTCGAGGGCGGGAGTTTCGGGCGCACGGACATGGCGGGCCAGTCACGCGAGGAACTCATCGAGAGCATCGAGCGGATCCTCGATCGACTCCCCGAGGGCACAGAGCACATGTACGCCGGCCACGGCGGCGAGTTCCACGGCGACGTGCGGAACGTGATCGAGACTGCGCTCTCTCGGGCGGAACGCCGCGAGCCGAAGTACCCCGACGACTGA
- a CDS encoding 50S ribosomal protein L40e, whose amino-acid sequence MARFEQAEERILAKQICMRCNARNATRAESCRKCGYGNLRRKARERRSA is encoded by the coding sequence ATGGCACGATTCGAGCAGGCGGAAGAACGCATTCTCGCGAAGCAGATCTGCATGCGGTGTAACGCGCGCAACGCCACCCGGGCCGAGAGCTGCCGGAAGTGTGGCTACGGCAACCTCCGGCGGAAGGCCCGCGAGCGGCGCAGCGCCTGA
- a CDS encoding ribosome biogenesis domain-containing protein: MEVHVRYEGDDDPEKCTARKLARFDLAELHRSARATPPGIVLNPHAERALSPADRRDDSDADGSDTATADDDTDADADSNADRTERLIALDCSWETAREEQFSIRGRHRALPFLVAANPVNYGTPFRLTTVEALAGALCILSEREHAERLLAKFRWGHTFLELNDEPLRRYADCADSGAVVAVQDEYLAE; encoded by the coding sequence GTGGAGGTACACGTCCGGTACGAGGGCGACGACGACCCCGAGAAGTGCACCGCGCGGAAGCTCGCGCGCTTCGATCTCGCCGAGCTCCATCGGTCGGCGCGCGCGACGCCGCCAGGCATCGTCCTGAACCCCCACGCCGAGCGTGCGCTCTCGCCCGCCGACCGCCGGGACGATTCTGACGCCGACGGTTCCGACACTGCCACCGCTGACGACGACACCGACGCGGACGCCGACAGCAACGCCGACCGCACGGAGCGCCTGATCGCCCTCGATTGCTCGTGGGAGACCGCCCGCGAGGAGCAGTTTTCGATTCGGGGCCGCCACCGCGCGCTGCCCTTCCTCGTCGCAGCGAACCCCGTGAACTACGGCACCCCGTTTCGGCTCACGACGGTCGAGGCGCTCGCGGGTGCGCTCTGTATTCTGAGCGAGCGCGAGCACGCCGAACGGCTGCTCGCGAAGTTCCGGTGGGGTCACACCTTCCTCGAACTCAACGACGAACCGCTCCGGCGGTACGCCGACTGTGCGGACTCGGGCGCAGTCGTCGCCGTTCAAGACGAGTACCTCGCGGAGTGA
- the mdh gene encoding malate dehydrogenase, whose product MVKVSVVGAAGTVGAAAGYNIALRGIADELVFVDIPDQEDTTIGQAADVNHGVAYDTNTTVRQGTYEDTAGSDVVVITAGIPRQPGDSRLDLGEDNAPIMEDIGSSLAEHNDEFVSVTTSNPVDLLNRHLYETGDRPREHVIGFGGRLDSARFRYVLAERFDTQVQNVEASIIGEHGDAQVPVFSKVRVDGRDPEFTDDERTDILESLQASAMNVIERKGATQWGPATGVGHVVESIVRDTGAVLPGSLVLDGEYGHDDVGLGVPMKLTSDGAEVVDWNLSEYEREQLGQAADKLADQYETIS is encoded by the coding sequence ATGGTGAAAGTCAGCGTGGTCGGCGCGGCGGGCACGGTCGGTGCGGCCGCGGGGTACAACATCGCGCTTCGCGGCATCGCCGACGAGCTCGTCTTCGTCGACATTCCGGATCAGGAGGACACCACGATCGGCCAGGCGGCCGACGTCAATCACGGCGTGGCGTACGACACGAACACCACCGTTCGCCAGGGCACCTACGAGGATACTGCGGGATCGGACGTGGTGGTCATCACGGCCGGCATCCCGCGCCAGCCCGGCGATAGCCGGCTCGATCTCGGCGAGGACAACGCGCCGATCATGGAGGACATCGGCTCGTCGCTCGCCGAGCACAACGACGAGTTCGTCTCGGTCACGACCTCGAACCCGGTGGATCTCCTGAACCGGCACCTCTACGAGACCGGCGACCGGCCCAGAGAGCACGTGATCGGGTTCGGCGGCCGGCTCGACTCCGCGCGCTTTCGGTACGTGCTCGCGGAACGGTTCGATACACAGGTGCAAAACGTCGAGGCGTCGATCATCGGCGAGCACGGCGACGCCCAGGTGCCAGTGTTCTCGAAGGTGCGCGTCGACGGCCGCGACCCCGAGTTCACCGACGACGAGCGCACGGACATCCTCGAAAGCCTCCAGGCGAGCGCGATGAACGTCATCGAGCGCAAGGGTGCGACCCAGTGGGGCCCGGCGACCGGTGTGGGCCACGTCGTCGAGTCGATCGTCCGCGACACCGGTGCCGTGCTCCCCGGATCGCTCGTGCTCGACGGCGAGTACGGCCACGACGACGTGGGGCTGGGGGTCCCGATGAAACTCACGAGCGACGGGGCCGAGGTCGTCGACTGGAATCTCTCGGAGTACGAGCGCGAACAGCTCGGCCAGGCGGCCGACAAGCTCGCCGACCAGTACGAGACGATCAGCTAA
- a CDS encoding Sjogren's syndrome/scleroderma autoantigen 1 family protein, which yields MSDFDKEAEREKLRERFAEDDEKRETTEQMSELLLQGATMTNSHCDTCGNPLFRYDGQTFCSTCQRAENGETATDAPATADDAPAAGEATGTENETAAGSQQISVDDPRDEAAAEPDRAAEPEPRETTATERPEPTPTDDRRAPSSGTRGDATNARTDQHSTESADDLAATEASLSRTLHRLASAAENIDDLGRAREHLAATHEAAEALDAVRNARR from the coding sequence ATGAGCGACTTCGACAAGGAAGCCGAACGCGAGAAGCTCCGCGAGCGCTTCGCCGAGGACGACGAAAAGCGCGAGACGACCGAGCAGATGAGCGAGCTGCTCCTCCAGGGTGCGACGATGACCAACAGCCACTGCGACACCTGCGGGAACCCCCTGTTCCGCTACGACGGACAGACGTTCTGCTCGACGTGCCAGCGCGCCGAAAACGGCGAGACCGCCACCGACGCACCGGCCACCGCGGACGATGCGCCGGCCGCTGGCGAGGCGACAGGAACCGAAAACGAAACAGCGGCCGGCAGTCAGCAGATCTCCGTCGACGATCCCCGCGACGAGGCGGCGGCCGAGCCCGATCGCGCCGCGGAACCGGAACCCCGAGAGACGACTGCGACGGAACGACCGGAGCCGACGCCGACCGACGATCGACGTGCGCCGTCGTCGGGGACGCGTGGCGACGCGACGAACGCGAGAACCGATCAACACAGCACCGAGAGCGCGGACGACCTCGCGGCGACCGAGGCGTCGCTCTCGCGCACGCTCCACCGTCTCGCGAGCGCCGCCGAGAACATCGACGACCTCGGGCGAGCACGCGAACACCTCGCCGCCACCCACGAGGCCGCCGAAGCGCTCGACGCCGTGCGGAACGCGCGACGCTGA
- a CDS encoding DEAD/DEAH box helicase produces MATTGEEHVERPLVESGVLERRQYQAELAREAANGHTLVCLPTGLGKTTVSLLVTAERLHEVGGTALLLAPTKPLVTQHAEFYREALTIPDEEIVVFTGEVRPDDREALFERARVVIATPQVIENDLIGGRIDLDSTTHLTFDECHRASGEYAYNYIAERYHADSEAPLVTGMSASPGGDEEAIRSVCENLGLATVAVMTEDDADVAAYTHRTDVEWERVTLPDTILAIRDALVAVIEERLEALKELGVTRSTSADISQRDLNRIRGELQQLIDNDQSEGYEGMSIHAEVMKLRRAVTLAETQSVESLRRYFERQRNAARSSGASKASQRFVSEAKVRDAMDQAERFDDLHPKFRRARILLAQTLGIEDGERVIVFTESRDTAETLTEFLGEHFSTRKFVGQGDKEGSDGMTQKEQQETLDEFRNGEFEVLVSTSVAEEGLDVPEVDLVLFYEPVPTAIRSIQRKGRTGRQTEGRVMVLLAEDTRDEAYFWKSRHEESRMEEELETLKSAAGAIESDLAQSDLGSFEGNDATATGEPAATDDSEAANATAGDGGQSGLASFATPDAVTAEDGAGESTTPDDSDQANEAGVVATAAADAEESTEIVIDQRELDSSIARDLSTREGMDTRLETLAVGDYVLSDRVVVERKSVADFLDTLTGGDRSVFEQVGDASRHYARPVVVIEGEDLYGERNVHPNAIRGALASLAVDFGASVLRTTDEADTADLLAVIAGREQEIDDREVSVHGEKGAKTLTEQQEYVVSAIADIGPVTARALLDAFGSVEGVMIANEDDLQEVSGVGEVTAERIREVVGSDYEP; encoded by the coding sequence ATGGCGACGACCGGCGAGGAGCACGTCGAGCGCCCGCTCGTGGAGTCGGGCGTGCTCGAACGCCGGCAGTACCAGGCTGAACTCGCGCGCGAGGCCGCGAACGGGCACACCCTCGTCTGTCTCCCCACCGGGCTCGGGAAGACCACCGTGAGTCTGCTCGTGACCGCCGAACGCCTCCACGAGGTGGGCGGCACCGCACTCCTGCTCGCACCCACGAAGCCCCTCGTGACTCAGCACGCCGAGTTCTACCGCGAGGCGCTCACGATCCCGGACGAGGAGATCGTCGTGTTCACCGGCGAGGTCCGCCCCGACGATCGGGAGGCTCTCTTCGAGCGCGCGCGCGTCGTGATCGCCACCCCGCAGGTGATCGAGAACGACCTCATCGGCGGCCGGATCGACCTCGACTCCACCACCCATCTCACCTTCGACGAGTGCCATCGTGCCTCGGGCGAGTACGCCTACAACTACATCGCCGAGCGATACCACGCCGACAGCGAGGCCCCCCTGGTGACCGGGATGAGCGCGTCGCCGGGCGGCGACGAGGAGGCGATTCGGTCGGTCTGTGAAAACCTCGGGCTCGCGACCGTGGCGGTGATGACCGAAGACGACGCCGACGTCGCGGCGTACACCCATCGCACGGACGTCGAGTGGGAGCGCGTGACCCTTCCCGATACTATTCTCGCGATCAGGGACGCCCTGGTCGCGGTGATCGAAGAGCGGCTCGAAGCGCTGAAAGAGCTCGGTGTGACCCGCTCGACCAGCGCGGACATCTCCCAGCGCGACCTGAATCGGATCCGGGGCGAGCTCCAGCAACTGATCGACAACGATCAGTCCGAGGGCTACGAGGGCATGAGCATCCACGCCGAGGTGATGAAGCTCCGGCGGGCGGTCACGCTCGCCGAGACCCAGAGCGTGGAGTCCCTTCGCCGGTATTTCGAGCGCCAGCGCAACGCCGCGCGGTCGTCGGGCGCATCGAAGGCTTCCCAGCGGTTCGTCTCCGAGGCGAAGGTGCGAGACGCGATGGATCAGGCGGAGCGCTTCGACGATCTCCACCCGAAGTTCCGCCGGGCACGCATCCTGCTCGCCCAGACGTTGGGGATCGAGGACGGCGAGCGCGTCATCGTGTTCACCGAGTCGCGCGATACCGCCGAGACCCTGACGGAGTTCCTCGGCGAGCACTTCAGCACCCGGAAGTTCGTGGGTCAGGGCGACAAGGAGGGTTCGGACGGGATGACCCAGAAGGAGCAACAGGAAACCCTGGACGAGTTTCGAAACGGGGAGTTCGAGGTGCTCGTCTCGACCTCCGTGGCCGAGGAGGGTCTCGATGTCCCCGAGGTCGATCTCGTCCTGTTCTACGAGCCGGTCCCGACCGCGATCCGATCGATCCAGCGCAAGGGCCGGACCGGCCGCCAGACGGAGGGTCGGGTGATGGTGTTGCTCGCCGAGGACACCCGCGACGAGGCGTACTTCTGGAAGTCCCGCCACGAGGAGTCTCGAATGGAAGAGGAGCTCGAAACGCTGAAGAGCGCCGCCGGAGCCATCGAGTCCGATCTCGCCCAGTCGGATCTCGGCTCGTTCGAGGGGAACGACGCGACGGCGACCGGCGAGCCCGCCGCGACTGACGACAGCGAGGCCGCGAACGCGACCGCGGGCGACGGCGGACAGTCGGGCCTCGCGTCGTTCGCGACGCCGGACGCGGTCACCGCCGAGGACGGGGCTGGCGAGTCGACCACTCCGGACGACTCGGACCAGGCGAACGAAGCGGGCGTCGTGGCGACAGCCGCCGCTGACGCCGAGGAGAGCACGGAGATCGTGATCGACCAGCGCGAACTCGACTCGTCGATCGCACGCGACCTCTCGACGCGCGAAGGGATGGACACCCGGCTGGAGACGCTCGCGGTCGGCGATTACGTGCTCTCGGATCGGGTGGTCGTCGAGCGCAAGTCGGTCGCGGACTTCCTCGACACCCTCACAGGGGGGGATCGGTCGGTGTTCGAGCAGGTCGGCGACGCGTCGCGCCACTACGCGCGTCCGGTGGTCGTGATCGAGGGCGAGGACCTCTACGGCGAGCGCAACGTCCACCCGAACGCGATCCGGGGCGCGCTCGCCTCGCTCGCGGTGGATTTCGGTGCGAGCGTGCTCCGGACGACCGACGAGGCCGACACCGCCGATCTCCTCGCCGTGATCGCCGGCCGCGAACAGGAGATCGACGACCGCGAGGTGAGCGTCCACGGCGAGAAGGGGGCGAAGACGCTGACCGAACAGCAGGAGTACGTCGTGAGCGCGATCGCGGACATCGGGCCGGTGACTGCGCGCGCGCTGCTCGACGCGTTCGGGTCGGTCGAGGGCGTGATGATCGCGAACGAGGACGATCTTCAGGAGGTGTCGGGCGTCGGCGAGGTCACCGCCGAGCGGATCCGCGAGGTCGTCGGCAGCGACTACGAGCCGTGA
- a CDS encoding diacylglycerol/polyprenol kinase family protein, whose product MHEIGRRAVHVSGTGLPVAYLAGFVTYQQFRWLFLFGAVVALALEAVRLFVGLDWRLYDALTREYEQDNLAGYALYMIGATAVAFAFEPQVALPAILMLTIADPLSGLLGSGELRTAKEASVLAITFLVCFAIATPFVPLVPALFGAFAATLADGVKPVLWGYVIDDNLTIPVAAAVAIAAGLAVVG is encoded by the coding sequence ATGCACGAGATCGGGCGGCGCGCGGTCCACGTCAGCGGTACGGGGCTGCCGGTGGCGTATCTCGCTGGCTTCGTCACCTACCAGCAGTTCCGGTGGCTGTTCTTGTTCGGTGCGGTCGTCGCCCTCGCCCTCGAAGCCGTCCGGCTGTTCGTCGGCCTCGACTGGCGGCTCTACGACGCGCTCACGAGAGAGTACGAGCAGGACAACCTCGCGGGCTACGCGCTCTACATGATCGGCGCGACCGCGGTCGCGTTCGCGTTCGAGCCGCAGGTCGCGCTCCCCGCCATCCTGATGTTGACGATCGCCGATCCTCTCAGTGGTCTGCTCGGCTCGGGCGAACTCCGCACCGCGAAGGAGGCGTCGGTGCTCGCGATCACCTTCCTCGTCTGTTTCGCCATCGCCACCCCGTTCGTTCCCCTCGTGCCCGCCCTCTTCGGTGCGTTCGCCGCGACGCTCGCCGACGGCGTGAAACCCGTTCTGTGGGGGTACGTGATCGACGACAACCTCACGATCCCGGTCGCCGCGGCGGTCGCGATCGCCGCCGGCCTCGCCGTCGTGGGCTGA
- the glyS gene encoding glycine--tRNA ligase, with translation MTDPDAPHDTADGAKGDTDAASGTSGTADAETVVELAKRRGFFFSANEAYGGTSGFYTYGPEGAALKRNLEAAWRDRFVTREGHMEIDSPTVTPEAVFEASGHLDTFDDMIVECPECGATHRADHLVEDSTGIEEAESLGTERVAELIAEHAIACPACGTELAGESVEAFNLMFETSIGPGSSSPGYLRPETAQGMFVEFPRLAEYARNQLPFGVAQIGRGYRNEISPRRSLIRVREFTMAELEHFVDPESDEPPIERVEDVSVPLYSAAAQEGENDGDGGVAWTTIGEALADGTITSEWVAYYLGIAREWYDRMGVDMDRFRYRQHLPGELSHYASDCWDAEAEIDGNWIEITGFADRGAYDLSKHDTHSDADYSVFEAYDEPRTTERPSVDPDMSVLGPEFGGMAGDVADELAALAARDPSAFEGSEVTVEVDGETRTLPTEATGFAVREETETGEHVTPHVVEPAFGIDRVLYTVLDHAYREDEVEGESRSYLALPDELAPTFVGVFPLMDKDGLGERAQEIAADLREAGLAVTYDDSGNIGRRYRRQDEVGTPYCVTVDYESLEEGTVTVRERDSTGQQRVAIEELPARLAALRAGESFAG, from the coding sequence ATGACCGATCCTGACGCTCCGCACGATACGGCCGACGGCGCGAAGGGCGATACAGACGCTGCCAGCGGGACGTCAGGGACCGCCGACGCCGAGACGGTGGTCGAGCTCGCGAAACGCCGCGGCTTCTTCTTCTCCGCGAACGAGGCGTACGGCGGTACCAGCGGCTTCTACACTTACGGCCCCGAGGGCGCGGCGCTGAAGCGTAACCTCGAAGCCGCGTGGCGCGACCGGTTCGTGACTCGCGAGGGCCACATGGAGATCGACTCCCCCACCGTGACGCCCGAAGCGGTGTTCGAGGCCTCCGGCCACCTCGATACGTTCGACGACATGATCGTGGAGTGTCCCGAGTGCGGGGCGACCCATCGGGCCGACCACCTCGTCGAGGATTCTACTGGGATCGAGGAGGCGGAGTCGCTGGGTACCGAACGCGTCGCCGAACTCATCGCCGAGCACGCGATTGCGTGTCCGGCGTGCGGTACCGAGCTCGCCGGCGAGTCGGTCGAGGCGTTCAACCTGATGTTCGAGACGTCGATCGGTCCCGGCTCGTCGTCGCCCGGCTACCTCCGGCCGGAGACCGCCCAGGGGATGTTCGTGGAGTTCCCCCGGCTCGCGGAGTACGCCCGCAACCAGCTTCCCTTCGGCGTCGCCCAGATCGGCCGGGGCTACCGCAACGAGATCAGCCCCCGGCGGTCGCTGATCCGTGTCCGGGAGTTCACGATGGCCGAACTCGAACACTTCGTCGACCCCGAATCCGACGAGCCGCCGATCGAACGGGTCGAAGACGTCTCGGTGCCGCTGTACTCGGCGGCCGCCCAGGAGGGGGAGAACGACGGCGACGGCGGCGTCGCGTGGACGACGATCGGCGAGGCGCTCGCCGACGGAACGATCACGAGCGAGTGGGTGGCGTACTATCTCGGGATCGCACGGGAGTGGTACGACCGGATGGGCGTCGACATGGACCGGTTCCGCTACCGTCAGCATCTCCCCGGTGAGCTCTCCCACTACGCCTCCGACTGCTGGGACGCCGAGGCCGAGATCGACGGCAACTGGATCGAGATCACCGGCTTCGCCGACCGGGGGGCGTACGACCTCTCGAAACACGACACCCACTCCGACGCGGACTACTCGGTGTTCGAAGCCTACGACGAGCCACGAACGACCGAACGGCCGTCGGTCGATCCCGACATGAGCGTGCTCGGGCCGGAGTTCGGGGGGATGGCCGGCGACGTCGCCGACGAACTCGCGGCGCTCGCCGCGCGCGACCCGTCGGCGTTCGAGGGGAGCGAGGTCACGGTCGAGGTCGATGGCGAAACTCGTACTCTGCCGACCGAGGCGACCGGGTTCGCGGTGCGCGAGGAGACGGAAACCGGCGAGCACGTCACCCCGCACGTCGTCGAGCCGGCGTTCGGCATCGATCGCGTGCTCTACACCGTGCTGGATCACGCCTACCGCGAGGACGAGGTCGAGGGTGAATCCCGGAGCTATCTTGCCCTGCCCGACGAGCTCGCACCGACGTTCGTCGGCGTGTTCCCGCTGATGGACAAGGATGGATTGGGCGAGCGCGCCCAGGAGATCGCGGCCGACCTGCGCGAAGCGGGACTCGCGGTGACGTACGACGATTCGGGCAACATCGGGCGGCGATACCGCCGGCAGGACGAGGTCGGGACACCGTACTGCGTCACGGTCGATTACGAGTCCCTGGAGGAGGGGACGGTGACGGTGCGCGAACGCGACTCGACAGGCCAGCAGCGAGTCGCGATCGAGGAGCTGCCGGCGCGGCTCGCGGCGCTCCGGGCGGGCGAGTCGTTCGCGGGCTGA
- a CDS encoding CBS domain-containing protein — MNVADVMTPRDALVTVSLPGTRDDALEYLQEREFSSVPVVKDAEGEEAFRGLVSRQTLIEHPDEDQLAMLAENGPTTTADTSIEDAARLMVTEGARRVPVVDGQLEGIVTITDVIRAIAEDEVAGDTEVGDLATRTVNTVYVETPLTVAEREISYADVPYAVVLDDDAAMCGVLTEVDILEVARIVEGEADTGESIANQDDEWMWEGIKAVGNRYLPTRNVEIPAEPVREFMTSDVVTVGETQTAREVAQAMLTHDVEQLPLVSGGELVGVVRDANLLENLYDRS; from the coding sequence ATGAACGTCGCCGACGTGATGACACCACGCGACGCGCTCGTCACCGTCTCGCTGCCGGGCACGCGGGACGACGCGCTCGAATACCTCCAGGAACGCGAGTTCTCGTCGGTCCCCGTCGTCAAGGACGCCGAGGGCGAGGAAGCGTTCCGGGGCCTGGTCTCGCGCCAGACGCTGATCGAACACCCCGACGAGGACCAGCTCGCGATGCTCGCCGAGAACGGTCCCACCACGACCGCCGACACGTCGATCGAGGACGCTGCTCGGCTGATGGTCACCGAGGGCGCGCGCCGCGTGCCGGTGGTTGACGGACAGTTGGAGGGGATCGTCACCATCACCGACGTGATCCGGGCGATCGCCGAGGACGAGGTCGCGGGTGACACCGAGGTCGGCGACCTCGCCACCCGGACCGTGAACACGGTCTACGTCGAGACGCCGCTCACGGTGGCCGAGCGCGAGATCTCCTACGCCGACGTGCCCTACGCGGTGGTGCTCGACGACGACGCCGCGATGTGTGGCGTCCTCACCGAGGTCGATATCCTCGAAGTCGCGCGCATCGTCGAGGGCGAGGCCGATACTGGGGAGTCGATCGCGAACCAGGACGACGAGTGGATGTGGGAGGGGATCAAGGCGGTCGGCAACCGGTATCTCCCGACCCGAAACGTCGAGATCCCCGCCGAGCCCGTCCGGGAGTTCATGACGAGCGACGTCGTCACGGTGGGCGAGACGCAGACCGCGCGCGAGGTGGCCCAGGCGATGCTCACCCACGATGTCGAGCAGCTCCCCCTGGTGAGCGGCGGCGAGCTCGTCGGCGTCGTCCGGGACGCGAACCTGCTGGAGAACCTGTATGACCGATCCTGA
- a CDS encoding DUF7529 family protein has protein sequence MPEIDPGADRPEEFDADTDALRNAWAATREDMAALATEYEEGGWETLTIAAGDTAPEPPDAGDRDRFGLSHVIPDNRAEAFTEAHAAGEFPRYDVFRNEADSRVFVVTVLLDPDSETAILIAGTYERHLSTELARAAADADEMYTHVQTLDGTQLGSFRHDDPEKFFPGADAVPRDD, from the coding sequence ATGCCAGAGATCGATCCCGGTGCCGATCGCCCCGAGGAGTTCGACGCCGACACCGACGCGCTCAGGAACGCGTGGGCGGCGACGCGCGAGGACATGGCCGCTCTCGCCACCGAGTACGAGGAGGGCGGCTGGGAGACGCTCACGATCGCGGCGGGCGATACCGCCCCCGAACCGCCCGACGCCGGCGACAGGGATCGGTTCGGGCTCTCGCACGTGATCCCGGACAACCGGGCCGAGGCGTTCACCGAGGCCCACGCCGCCGGCGAGTTCCCCCGGTACGACGTGTTCCGGAACGAGGCCGACAGCCGGGTGTTCGTGGTGACCGTCCTCCTCGACCCCGACAGCGAGACCGCCATCCTGATCGCCGGCACGTACGAACGCCACCTCTCGACCGAGCTCGCGCGGGCGGCGGCCGACGCCGACGAGATGTACACCCACGTTCAGACGCTCGACGGTACGCAGCTGGGATCCTTTCGCCATGACGACCCCGAGAAGTTCTTCCCGGGGGCCGACGCCGTTCCGCGGGACGACTGA